The genomic segment AACGCGCCGTCCGGTGCCAGCGCGGCCAACAGCGAGAGGTGCGCACCCGCGGAGTGGCCGACGACGGCCACCCGGTCCCCGTCGCCGCCGAACGTCTCCGCGTTCGCTCGGACCCACGACAGACACCGTCGAACGTCGCGTATCTGCGCGGGGAACGTCGCCTCGTCGCTCGGTCGGTACTCGACTTCGACGGCGACGAACTCCTCGCTGACGTCGTCGTCGGCCGTTTCTCGGGAGTTCGCGGAGGCGCCTCCCGCGGCGTCCAGCGCCCACCGGGCGAACTGCCCGCGCGCGCCGGACTCCCACCCGCCGCCGTAGACGAAGACGACCACGGGCGCGCCCGAGACGCCCGCGCTCCGGTAGGTGTCCACCCGGAGGCGGTCGGTCACCTCGCGGCCGCGTTCGACCCGTATCTCGCCGGTCCGTCCGCCGTCGTCGCTCGCGTCGGTCACGACTCACCCGGCGTTCCGGCGGACCGAGAATCTTCTCCCGCGGGCGTCGGGGGGCGACCCGCCGCCCCCTCTCCGCTCACCTGATGACCGTCACCGGGACGCTCGCCTTGTCGACGACGCTCTTCGCGACGCTCCCGACGACGAGTTCCCGTTCCTCGGA from the Halogeometricum rufum genome contains:
- a CDS encoding alpha/beta hydrolase — protein: MTDASDDGGRTGEIRVERGREVTDRLRVDTYRSAGVSGAPVVVFVYGGGWESGARGQFARWALDAAGGASANSRETADDDVSEEFVAVEVEYRPSDEATFPAQIRDVRRCLSWVRANAETFGGDGDRVAVVGHSAGAHLSLLAALAPDGAFGGGGPAPAVDAAVGVSGAYDLRADETAEVRALLGGGPDDHPDRYAAASPLTHVSGDAPPTFLLHGEADGVVSVESSETLAASLAEAGARVKLRTDPGADHVYLHSSYWYPDLRDAVFAWLRDVL